In Methylophaga thalassica, one genomic interval encodes:
- a CDS encoding multidrug effflux MFS transporter — MNQTTTPTKALILLLAALTALTPLAIDAYLPAIPQMANDLITSIHDTEISLSLYLAGFALGQILGGPFSDHFGRRTATGSGLTIFCLGTIGIIFSQDIHSVWGFRVIQAIGGGVAVVNAAAVIRDLSHGKDSARHLSNMAVIMMLAPLLAPLIGMLILHISGWRLIFVFLLVYGLTIGIALFFRLPETRKKTTERTSMLKRYGMVLSHRCALGFIFSQCFALAGMFAFITGSPSVYMGYFEISETIYPFLFGLNVIGMMLANRLNIRLLHYYKPHFLLSLGQAAQILTSLILLSYVSVIAQPQLWFVVSLLILFIAAMGLIVSNATSGTVEFFPHNSATATALLGSIGFAAGALSGSLVGLLGDGTPWPMVLIMFICSFLGPILRTLLQYGQQQPQTQP; from the coding sequence ATGAACCAAACGACAACGCCAACGAAGGCACTTATTTTATTACTGGCAGCGTTGACCGCGCTGACGCCGTTAGCGATTGATGCCTACTTACCAGCCATCCCTCAAATGGCTAACGATTTAATCACCAGTATTCATGACACCGAAATATCCTTGAGCCTCTACTTGGCTGGTTTTGCACTAGGTCAGATATTGGGTGGACCATTCTCCGATCATTTTGGCCGACGCACAGCAACGGGCAGTGGTTTGACGATTTTCTGTCTAGGTACGATTGGCATTATTTTCAGCCAGGATATCCACAGTGTTTGGGGCTTTAGAGTTATTCAAGCCATTGGCGGAGGCGTTGCCGTTGTCAATGCTGCCGCTGTTATTCGAGATTTAAGTCATGGCAAAGACAGTGCCAGACACCTTTCCAACATGGCTGTCATCATGATGCTTGCACCTTTATTGGCGCCACTTATCGGCATGCTGATCCTGCATATCAGTGGCTGGCGGCTTATCTTTGTTTTCTTACTTGTCTATGGTTTAACTATCGGCATAGCACTGTTTTTTCGACTGCCAGAAACCCGTAAAAAGACAACCGAACGCACTAGTATGCTCAAGCGCTATGGCATGGTATTGAGTCATCGCTGTGCTCTGGGCTTTATTTTTTCTCAATGCTTTGCCCTCGCAGGAATGTTTGCCTTTATTACAGGCTCACCTTCCGTGTACATGGGATATTTTGAAATCAGCGAAACCATCTATCCGTTTCTATTTGGTTTGAATGTGATCGGTATGATGCTGGCGAACCGCCTCAATATTCGTTTGTTGCACTATTACAAACCACATTTTTTATTAAGTTTAGGGCAAGCCGCACAAATTCTGACCAGCTTAATTTTATTAAGCTATGTCAGTGTCATCGCACAGCCTCAACTCTGGTTTGTGGTGAGTTTATTGATTTTATTTATTGCTGCAATGGGATTGATTGTCTCAAATGCCACGTCTGGGACGGTGGAGTTTTTCCCCCACAACAGTGCAACGGCAACCGCATTGTTGGGCTCCATTGGCTTTGCTGCCGGTGCGCTCAGCGGTTCGCTGGTTGGTTTACTCGGCGATGGGACACCGTGGCCGATGGTTCTCATCATGTTTATCTGTTCCTTCCTAGGTCCCATCCTCAGGACATTACTGCAATACGGCCAACAACAGCCGCAAACGCAGCCGTAA
- a CDS encoding efflux RND transporter periplasmic adaptor subunit: MKRHLPKIILFFIACCILIITVVVVKHLSAAQANRPIPTKKEQAPSPDVSVIKVVAGSYASEVKAYGAAKPHFDISLTAQVAGQIDSISDQFETGKRLKKNTIMARLENSEYQAAVESARQALSSAKVSLLEEERQGLQALSEWKSSGLEGEPDSDLVLRKPQLAAAKATVKQAEASLKAAEKDLSQSAIKAPFDALVINRAVSPGGYVQTGSEVATLYSTDRVEISVALSAQEWNNLPSLAILNSGKWPVEVESVEDHHIWQGRVLRAEQNLNVETRQRSLIIAVDEPLDLEPALFPGTFVSAHITGRNVAGVWKLPNSALSQRGEVWYVSADNTLQKFSASPLFSSSGYIYIQPPESLNNTPVMILVSPLNSYLEGMAVNPVEVAL, encoded by the coding sequence ATGAAACGCCACCTACCAAAAATCATTTTATTCTTTATTGCTTGCTGCATTTTGATTATCACTGTCGTGGTGGTAAAGCACCTGTCTGCAGCACAGGCCAATCGCCCTATTCCGACGAAAAAAGAGCAAGCACCGAGCCCGGATGTGTCTGTGATTAAAGTGGTAGCAGGTAGCTATGCATCTGAAGTCAAAGCCTACGGTGCGGCCAAACCGCACTTTGATATCTCTTTAACTGCGCAGGTGGCCGGACAGATTGATTCCATATCAGATCAGTTTGAAACCGGTAAACGGCTCAAAAAAAATACCATAATGGCAAGGCTGGAAAACAGTGAATATCAAGCTGCTGTTGAAAGTGCACGCCAGGCATTAAGTTCAGCTAAAGTCAGTTTACTTGAAGAGGAACGACAAGGTTTACAGGCTTTAAGTGAATGGAAATCATCGGGATTAGAAGGCGAACCTGATTCCGATTTAGTATTACGAAAACCCCAACTAGCTGCAGCAAAAGCAACGGTAAAACAGGCAGAGGCCAGCTTAAAAGCAGCTGAAAAAGATCTGTCTCAATCCGCTATAAAAGCGCCTTTTGATGCGTTAGTGATCAACCGTGCCGTATCCCCTGGCGGTTATGTACAAACAGGCTCTGAAGTGGCGACCTTATACAGTACTGATCGTGTTGAAATCAGTGTGGCGCTGTCCGCTCAAGAGTGGAATAACTTACCCAGCCTGGCAATACTCAACAGTGGGAAGTGGCCCGTTGAAGTTGAAAGTGTCGAAGATCATCATATATGGCAGGGACGTGTTTTAAGGGCTGAGCAAAATCTGAATGTCGAAACCCGCCAGCGCAGTCTCATTATTGCAGTAGATGAACCTCTGGATCTCGAACCCGCCCTATTCCCTGGTACCTTTGTCAGCGCCCATATCACAGGTAGAAATGTCGCTGGTGTCTGGAAACTGCCTAACAGCGCCTTAAGTCAACGCGGTGAAGTCTGGTATGTTTCTGCGGATAACACTCTGCAAAAATTCAGTGCCTCGCCATTATTTTCCAGCAGCGGTTATATCTATATACAACCACCTGAATCTTTAAATAATACGCCCGTTATGATCCTCGTTAGCCCCTTAAACAGCTATCTTGAAGGCATGGCTGTTAACCCGGTTGAGGTAGCGCTTTAA
- a CDS encoding efflux RND transporter permease subunit, with protein sequence MMKKSFSSGIIGWFAANPVAANLLMILVIVLGVLESGQLRKEAFPSQDPSSLTISVSYDSGSAKQSEEGLAIKIEEQLEDVIGIKRITSTSTGTGVTVNVEKQSEYDLDTLLRDVKTKVDAISTFPADAKKPVIEKAQREEHSLWLQLYGDTDRHSLQQLAYNLKTDLIANPNISSVNISGWLDPMMAIEIDDGKLQSYGLSLSDVEEAINAGSSNTMTAVLRNKTVYLQLKASEQAYLKQDFASIPLLTLANGNQLMLGEVAKINDTYDDSTSVLSRFQGHDSIALQVITTGQDDITNTVNAAKKVAEEWQQDGKLPDNVQLEAWYDRSESIKQRLELLVKNAFTGIVMVFILLALFLNLTVAFWVAMGLPFIFFGTLYFMGDSFMGLSLNEFTTFGFLLALGIVVDDAVVVGESVYDVRSKEGDTIENTIKGTMIVAIPTLFGVFTTVAAFYALSQLEGGLGRLYSQFAAVVTICLILSIIESKLILPAHLAHLNTRRQISERGLLKVWHTIQHMMDSGLQWFNQSCYRPTINFALNQRYAVTVLFIALFIFVMTMPMTGMVRLSFFPSIPGDTVRAQLTMQNDVSYGLTHNDLALMEKLAYQTDKELGGNDDIANLQILSSSDQAGTVTVELKSSAPYDITTFSHHWRQLVGIPEGAKTVSVRSRHGSVEDLRIELRANDDQILELAGNDIKNTLTAIPAISGIDDNLEPGQPQLHLSLNPQGRALGMTTNDLAVQILQGFSGQVVQRYQRNSDEIEVKVRYPEEQRQNAADVLNSRVRTPNGDVVPLSSVANVSFGFTRDSITRIDKKRAVYISADVNKDILSTTELVSQLQTNIVPNLMRKYPGLDIHFAGEAEEQAETESSMVHVSLIAILIIYMLLAIPLRSYIQPVLIMTAIPFGIVGAILGHWVNDLTLGILSLNGIIALSGVVVNDSLLLVSRFNDIRHEYDDIKQAISIACRSRLRPVLLTSVTTFAGLMPLLSETSRQAQFLIPAAVSLGYGIMFATIITLILIPSLLLIQNDVLALFKRKSITHRAEVN encoded by the coding sequence ATGATGAAAAAATCATTCTCAAGTGGGATTATAGGCTGGTTTGCCGCTAATCCGGTGGCCGCTAACTTACTCATGATTCTGGTCATTGTGCTGGGTGTGCTGGAGTCAGGTCAATTACGCAAAGAAGCCTTCCCAAGCCAGGATCCAAGCTCTTTAACTATCTCCGTATCGTATGACAGCGGTTCTGCCAAACAGTCAGAAGAAGGACTGGCGATAAAGATAGAAGAACAGCTTGAGGACGTGATTGGTATAAAACGTATTACCAGTACTTCGACCGGTACAGGCGTCACTGTCAATGTTGAGAAACAAAGTGAATATGACCTCGACACTTTATTACGTGATGTCAAAACCAAAGTTGATGCGATATCTACCTTTCCGGCTGATGCCAAAAAACCGGTTATTGAAAAAGCACAACGTGAAGAACACTCACTGTGGTTGCAGTTGTATGGAGATACCGACAGACATAGCCTGCAACAACTTGCTTACAATTTAAAAACTGACCTAATCGCCAATCCCAATATCAGCTCAGTCAATATTTCTGGTTGGCTGGATCCGATGATGGCCATAGAAATTGATGATGGCAAATTACAATCCTACGGCCTGTCTTTATCTGATGTAGAAGAAGCAATTAACGCCGGTTCATCCAATACCATGACGGCAGTATTACGCAATAAAACGGTTTACTTGCAGCTAAAAGCATCAGAGCAGGCTTATCTGAAGCAGGACTTTGCCTCTATTCCGCTACTCACACTGGCGAATGGTAACCAACTAATGTTGGGTGAAGTCGCCAAAATAAATGATACCTATGATGACAGTACTTCGGTCTTATCTCGCTTTCAAGGCCATGACAGTATTGCATTACAAGTCATCACCACCGGTCAGGATGACATCACCAATACGGTTAATGCTGCAAAAAAAGTAGCTGAGGAATGGCAGCAGGATGGAAAGCTGCCTGACAACGTTCAGCTCGAAGCCTGGTATGACCGTAGCGAATCCATTAAACAGCGTCTGGAATTATTGGTTAAAAATGCCTTTACCGGCATCGTTATGGTTTTCATTCTGCTTGCTTTGTTCCTGAACCTGACCGTCGCTTTCTGGGTTGCCATGGGACTGCCGTTCATCTTTTTCGGCACACTTTATTTTATGGGCGACAGCTTTATGGGGCTATCACTCAATGAATTCACTACCTTTGGCTTTCTGTTGGCATTAGGTATTGTGGTTGATGATGCCGTCGTTGTGGGTGAATCGGTTTACGATGTCAGATCGAAAGAAGGCGATACTATTGAAAATACTATCAAAGGCACCATGATCGTTGCGATTCCTACTCTATTCGGTGTCTTCACTACAGTCGCTGCATTCTACGCCTTATCGCAACTCGAAGGTGGCCTGGGCAGGCTGTATTCACAATTTGCCGCCGTGGTCACAATCTGTCTGATTTTATCCATTATAGAATCAAAATTAATCCTGCCTGCGCATCTCGCCCATCTGAACACCCGGCGTCAAATCAGCGAGCGTGGATTGTTAAAAGTCTGGCATACCATTCAGCACATGATGGATAGTGGTCTGCAATGGTTTAATCAATCCTGTTACCGCCCAACAATTAATTTCGCATTAAACCAACGCTATGCGGTCACCGTTTTGTTTATTGCTTTATTTATTTTTGTGATGACTATGCCGATGACCGGCATGGTTAGACTGAGCTTTTTCCCTTCTATTCCAGGCGATACCGTCCGTGCTCAGCTCACGATGCAAAACGATGTGAGCTATGGCTTGACACATAATGACCTGGCTTTGATGGAAAAACTGGCTTATCAGACAGACAAAGAGTTAGGTGGTAACGATGATATTGCTAATCTGCAAATTTTGTCATCGAGTGATCAGGCAGGTACGGTCACGGTCGAACTAAAGTCTAGTGCACCTTATGACATTACTACCTTCAGCCATCACTGGCGTCAGTTAGTCGGCATACCTGAAGGGGCAAAAACCGTCAGTGTCAGATCACGACATGGATCAGTGGAAGATCTTCGTATTGAATTACGTGCCAATGATGATCAGATTCTTGAACTGGCGGGTAACGATATTAAAAATACCTTGACGGCTATCCCTGCTATCAGTGGTATTGACGATAATCTTGAGCCGGGTCAGCCGCAATTACATTTATCACTGAACCCTCAAGGCCGGGCATTGGGGATGACCACAAACGATTTGGCAGTACAAATATTACAGGGCTTTAGTGGTCAAGTCGTTCAACGCTATCAACGCAATAGTGATGAAATTGAAGTCAAGGTACGTTATCCGGAAGAACAACGTCAAAATGCCGCCGACGTACTCAACTCACGTGTCAGAACGCCGAATGGCGATGTCGTGCCATTATCGAGTGTGGCGAATGTCAGTTTCGGTTTTACCCGCGATTCAATCACCCGAATAGATAAAAAACGGGCGGTATATATTTCTGCGGATGTGAACAAAGATATCTTATCCACTACTGAACTGGTATCACAGTTACAGACGAATATTGTGCCTAATTTAATGCGAAAATATCCGGGGCTGGATATTCACTTCGCCGGTGAAGCTGAAGAACAAGCTGAAACAGAGTCTTCGATGGTGCATGTCTCATTAATCGCCATCCTGATAATTTATATGCTGTTGGCGATTCCGTTGCGTTCCTACATTCAGCCGGTATTGATTATGACCGCTATTCCCTTCGGCATTGTCGGTGCCATACTGGGTCACTGGGTCAACGATCTGACCTTAGGTATTTTATCGTTGAATGGCATCATTGCTTTAAGTGGTGTGGTGGTCAACGACAGTCTACTGCTAGTCTCACGCTTCAATGATATTCGCCATGAATATGACGATATTAAACAAGCCATCAGCATCGCCTGCCGAAGTCGTTTACGCCCGGTATTGTTGACCTCTGTCACCACATTTGCCGGTCTGATGCCTTTATTAAGTGAAACCTCCCGGCAGGCCCAGTTTTTAATTCCGGCAGCAGTTTCTCTGGGCTACGGCATTATGTTTGCCACTATCATCACTTTGATTTTAATTCCAAGCTTATTACTGATTCAAAATGATGTTTTAGCCTTATTTAAACGAAAATCCATCACACACCGTGCTGAGGTAAATTAA
- a CDS encoding MarR family winged helix-turn-helix transcriptional regulator, with translation MSPQNMDDLDVIMQQWKHVGLETDADAIKVVGRILRIAKTIEQQLAELHRTFDLKPGEFDVLATLKRENKCYLTPSELYQSMLLTSGAMTSRLDRLEQKMFIQRKHCQQDRRKVLVSLTSSGKKIINTAYPAHFVLLEKLLSSIENKDKALLANLLKSTLASIDSSTIDTL, from the coding sequence ATGTCGCCACAAAATATGGATGATTTGGATGTCATCATGCAGCAATGGAAACACGTGGGTCTAGAGACCGATGCAGATGCCATCAAAGTCGTCGGCCGAATTTTGCGCATAGCAAAGACTATTGAACAGCAACTGGCCGAGCTACACCGGACCTTTGATCTCAAGCCGGGTGAGTTTGATGTACTCGCCACGCTAAAACGTGAAAACAAATGCTATTTGACCCCATCAGAACTTTATCAGAGCATGCTGCTCACCTCTGGTGCCATGACAAGCCGGCTGGACAGACTGGAACAGAAAATGTTCATTCAGCGCAAACATTGTCAACAGGATCGTCGAAAAGTGTTGGTCTCTTTAACCAGCAGTGGTAAAAAGATTATCAACACGGCCTATCCAGCTCACTTTGTATTACTTGAAAAGCTCCTTTCTTCGATAGAAAACAAAGATAAAGCCTTACTAGCGAACTTACTCAAGTCGACACTTGCCTCTATTGACTCATCAACCATTGATACCTTATGA
- a CDS encoding response regulator transcription factor encodes MFHVLLIEDDLDLAETVIDYLSLENIECDHASNGIAGLQLSQDNHYDVLLLDLNLPRMDGLTVCERLRGQGYDIPILMLTARDQISDKITGFNTGTDDYLVKPFDLDELVVRIQALARRRSGQVQRLQCDDLIMDLQTKTVTRRGLNLKLSPTSWQLLEVLMRAYPDVVSKQKLEAAIWGDSPPDSDSLKVHMFHLRKAVDAPFDKNLIHTISGHGFALRNET; translated from the coding sequence ATGTTCCATGTGTTATTAATCGAAGATGACCTCGACCTGGCTGAAACGGTCATTGATTATCTCAGTTTAGAAAATATCGAATGTGATCATGCCAGTAATGGGATTGCCGGCCTACAGTTAAGTCAGGACAATCACTATGATGTATTGTTACTGGACTTAAATCTGCCCAGAATGGATGGTCTGACAGTGTGTGAGCGATTACGCGGACAAGGTTATGATATCCCTATTCTGATGCTGACAGCACGTGACCAAATCAGTGACAAAATTACCGGTTTTAACACTGGAACAGATGACTACTTGGTCAAACCGTTTGATCTGGATGAACTGGTTGTACGTATTCAGGCACTGGCACGTCGTCGTAGTGGTCAGGTGCAACGCTTGCAATGCGATGATTTAATTATGGATCTTCAGACAAAAACTGTCACTCGCCGAGGACTGAACTTAAAACTTTCACCAACCAGTTGGCAGTTATTAGAAGTCTTAATGCGTGCTTACCCCGATGTGGTAAGCAAACAAAAACTGGAAGCCGCTATCTGGGGCGATTCACCACCTGATAGCGACAGTCTCAAAGTACACATGTTTCATCTAAGAAAAGCCGTTGATGCGCCATTTGATAAAAATTTAATTCACACCATTTCCGGCCATGGGTTTGCACTAAGAAATGAAACTTAA
- a CDS encoding FdhF/YdeP family oxidoreductase, giving the protein MSHYKPYNGPAAGWGALISVTRNWLGSKNAISNIRAMLKTNQDHGLDCPGCAWGETPEKGMIKFCENGAKAVNWEATGRKVTPAFFAKYSNTELLKESDFWLESQGRITHPMRYNADTDHYETITWQEAFDTVAKHLNQLDSPHQAEFYTSGRASNEAAFLYQLFVRAFGTNNFPDCSNMCHEASGIGMSEAIGVGKGTVTFEDFAEADAIFVIGQNPGTNHPRMLEPLSEAVKRGAHVVCFNPLKERGLERFQHPQSPLEMLTNESEPTNSAYFRPALGGDMAAIRGMAKFLLQWDREAQQKGKPAVLDHEFIQQHTHGMDDYFAEIDNTPWELIESQSGLSLAEIEMAARIYSKAERVIMCWAMGITQHVHSVPTVQEIVNLQLLRGNIGRPGAGLSPVRGHSNVQGDRTMGIDEQPPEWLLDAIEKRFDFKVPRDHGHTTVQAIDAMEKGQAKVFFGLGGNFVQATPDTVRSHQAMRNCDLTVQISTKLNRSHLVTGKEALILPCLGRTEKDFQKSGLQGVTVEDTFSMVHISYGQLKPFSPLLRSEASIIAGIAKATLGNKPVDWEWLVEDYDRIRDLIAEVIPGFEGFSEKIQHPGGFYLGNAAAEHQWNTSTGKANFVANPLPKTLLQDQVTMKGQTPDLILQTMRSHDQYNTTVYSMNDRYRGVYGMRDVVFANEADIKRLGLEHGQKVDMITVWEDGKERKVSNFTLLSYDIPQGQAAAYYPETNPLVPLESYGDKTFTPTSKFIAIKVVASAANANEAVTASVA; this is encoded by the coding sequence GTGAGTCATTACAAGCCCTACAATGGTCCAGCTGCTGGTTGGGGTGCACTTATCAGTGTTACTCGTAACTGGTTGGGTAGCAAAAATGCTATATCCAACATCCGTGCGATGCTGAAAACAAATCAGGATCACGGTCTTGACTGCCCAGGGTGTGCCTGGGGGGAAACGCCTGAAAAAGGCATGATTAAATTTTGTGAAAATGGCGCTAAAGCAGTTAACTGGGAAGCCACTGGCCGTAAGGTCACCCCAGCCTTTTTCGCTAAGTACAGTAATACTGAATTACTCAAAGAGAGTGATTTCTGGTTGGAGTCACAAGGCCGTATTACCCATCCGATGCGTTACAACGCAGACACAGATCATTACGAGACCATTACCTGGCAAGAAGCGTTTGATACAGTAGCAAAACATCTTAACCAACTTGATTCTCCTCATCAGGCAGAATTCTACACCTCTGGTCGCGCCAGTAACGAAGCGGCATTTTTGTATCAGCTTTTTGTTCGTGCCTTTGGTACCAATAATTTTCCTGACTGCTCCAATATGTGCCATGAAGCCAGTGGTATAGGCATGTCTGAAGCAATTGGCGTGGGAAAAGGAACGGTTACCTTTGAAGACTTTGCTGAAGCGGATGCGATTTTTGTCATCGGTCAAAATCCAGGCACCAATCATCCACGCATGTTGGAACCGTTAAGTGAAGCGGTAAAACGTGGCGCGCATGTGGTGTGCTTTAACCCACTAAAAGAACGTGGCCTGGAACGGTTCCAACACCCACAAAGCCCACTTGAAATGCTGACCAATGAGTCAGAGCCTACGAATAGCGCCTATTTCAGACCCGCATTAGGTGGTGATATGGCAGCTATCCGTGGTATGGCCAAATTCTTATTACAATGGGATCGTGAAGCGCAGCAAAAAGGCAAACCTGCCGTATTAGACCATGAGTTTATCCAGCAACATACACACGGTATGGACGATTATTTTGCCGAAATCGATAACACCCCTTGGGAGTTAATCGAATCTCAGTCGGGTTTGAGCCTGGCTGAAATTGAAATGGCTGCCAGAATTTATAGTAAAGCTGAGCGTGTCATTATGTGTTGGGCTATGGGGATCACACAGCATGTGCATTCAGTACCGACAGTACAGGAAATTGTGAATCTGCAATTACTGCGTGGCAATATCGGTCGTCCTGGGGCGGGATTATCGCCTGTACGTGGTCACAGCAATGTGCAGGGTGATCGTACGATGGGGATTGATGAGCAACCACCGGAATGGTTATTGGATGCGATTGAAAAACGCTTTGATTTTAAAGTCCCGCGCGATCATGGACATACAACGGTTCAGGCCATTGATGCGATGGAAAAAGGTCAGGCGAAAGTGTTCTTCGGACTCGGTGGTAACTTTGTTCAGGCTACACCAGATACAGTACGCTCACATCAGGCCATGCGAAATTGTGATCTGACTGTGCAGATTTCAACCAAATTGAACCGTAGTCATCTTGTTACTGGAAAAGAAGCCTTGATCCTGCCTTGTCTGGGGCGTACGGAAAAAGACTTCCAGAAATCAGGTTTGCAGGGTGTGACGGTTGAAGATACCTTCAGCATGGTTCATATCTCCTATGGCCAGTTGAAACCGTTTTCACCTTTATTACGTTCTGAAGCTTCTATTATTGCTGGTATCGCCAAAGCCACATTAGGTAATAAGCCCGTGGATTGGGAATGGCTGGTAGAAGACTATGATCGCATCCGTGACTTAATCGCTGAAGTCATTCCTGGTTTTGAAGGTTTCAGTGAGAAAATACAACATCCGGGTGGCTTCTACTTAGGTAATGCGGCGGCGGAACATCAATGGAACACTTCAACAGGCAAAGCTAACTTTGTTGCCAATCCATTACCTAAAACCTTGTTACAGGATCAGGTCACCATGAAAGGGCAAACGCCAGATCTGATTTTGCAAACCATGCGTTCACACGACCAATACAATACAACGGTTTACAGTATGAATGACCGTTACCGTGGTGTGTATGGCATGCGTGATGTGGTCTTTGCAAATGAAGCGGATATTAAACGTCTTGGCCTCGAGCATGGCCAGAAAGTTGACATGATTACCGTTTGGGAAGATGGCAAAGAAAGAAAAGTGTCTAACTTCACCTTGTTGAGTTATGACATCCCGCAAGGTCAGGCGGCAGCATATTATCCGGAAACGAATCCATTAGTGCCACTGGAAAGTTATGGTGATAAGACTTTTACACCGACTTCTAAATTCATTGCAATTAAAGTGGTGGCCAGTGCAGCTAATGCCAATGAAGCGGTGACAGCATCTGTAGCCTAA
- a CDS encoding TolC family protein, whose amino-acid sequence MKLACVRQSKVITLLSTTLLLSACISMPASPDYTQQIEQQQALPAWSQSADAIAVVSLNSLIDSEQLNQLVETAVANNPTLQQTWLTLQIRQTQLQQTDAARKPQVSADASATRSENASDSFTSNIDISWQADLWGKLKNNSQAASKDVIEQALLYQAARDSLSAEVMKAWLNLTATSHAIDIEQQRLNTLEQNETYILQRYRNGIGTLEDLDNARSASAQSRASLASYQEDYRQQQRDLKQLVGLSNAQDVAAPESYPQVKLALADLPQQTLARRPDLQAAYTAIEANQLRTKVAYKQLLPNLDLGAAIKDAASSPHQALMTSPLWSLLAQLTAPIYQGGELRAAAKEAELNEAYSYQSYRETLLTAINEVERYLSLEQNLMTRQQHISAALKSAQNSLKQYQTSYRTGLVDILDLLTVQQQTYNLEASLDNLIYQRLINRINLGLALGLGTAS is encoded by the coding sequence ATGAAGTTAGCTTGTGTCAGACAAAGCAAAGTAATCACACTGTTGAGTACTACATTGTTGCTATCAGCATGTATTTCCATGCCTGCGAGTCCTGATTACACACAACAAATTGAGCAACAACAAGCGCTGCCTGCCTGGTCACAATCTGCTGATGCTATTGCTGTTGTTTCGCTTAATAGTCTGATTGATTCAGAGCAGCTCAATCAGCTGGTAGAAACAGCTGTCGCTAACAATCCCACATTGCAGCAGACCTGGTTAACGCTACAAATTCGTCAAACACAGTTACAACAAACCGATGCGGCACGTAAACCACAAGTCAGTGCGGATGCCAGTGCCACCCGCAGTGAAAATGCTTCGGATAGCTTTACTAGTAATATTGATATCAGCTGGCAGGCTGACCTATGGGGTAAGTTAAAAAACAATAGTCAGGCAGCCAGTAAAGACGTTATAGAACAAGCCCTGCTTTATCAGGCGGCCCGAGATAGTTTGAGCGCCGAAGTAATGAAAGCCTGGTTAAATCTCACTGCTACGTCACATGCCATTGATATAGAACAGCAGCGCTTGAATACCCTAGAGCAAAATGAAACCTATATTCTGCAACGCTACAGAAATGGCATTGGTACGTTAGAAGATCTGGATAATGCTCGCAGTGCCAGTGCACAATCCAGGGCAAGTCTGGCTTCCTATCAAGAAGATTACCGTCAACAACAGCGTGACTTGAAGCAATTAGTGGGACTGAGCAATGCTCAGGACGTCGCTGCTCCGGAAAGCTACCCTCAAGTCAAACTGGCACTAGCTGACTTACCACAACAAACTCTGGCACGTCGGCCCGATTTACAAGCCGCTTATACTGCAATAGAAGCCAATCAGTTACGAACCAAAGTAGCGTATAAACAACTACTGCCTAATTTGGATCTCGGCGCTGCAATCAAAGATGCGGCCTCTTCACCTCACCAGGCATTAATGACTTCACCTTTGTGGTCATTACTGGCGCAACTGACAGCCCCGATTTATCAAGGCGGAGAACTACGTGCTGCTGCCAAAGAAGCTGAGTTAAATGAAGCTTATAGCTACCAGAGCTACCGAGAAACACTATTAACCGCTATTAATGAAGTGGAACGATACCTGAGTCTGGAACAAAATCTGATGACTCGTCAGCAACATATTTCCGCTGCATTAAAAAGTGCCCAGAACAGTCTGAAACAATATCAAACAAGTTATCGAACCGGCCTAGTCGATATTCTGGATTTATTAACTGTTCAACAACAAACCTACAATCTGGAAGCCTCTCTGGACAACCTGATTTATCAACGTTTAATCAACCGCATTAATCTTGGCTTAGCACTGGGCCTGGGAACAGCATCATGA